In the genome of Streptomyces pactum, one region contains:
- the pyk gene encoding pyruvate kinase, producing the protein MRRAKIVCTLGPATDSYEQIKALVEAGMDVARLNLSHGTYAEHEERYRRVRKASAETGRSIGILADLQGPKIRLGRFREGPVLLERGDEFTITVEKVEGDQHRCGTTYHGLAADVSKGERILVDDGRVTLEVVGVDGPRVNTIVIEGGMVSDHKGLNLPGVAVSVPALSDKDVEDLRWALRTGADVIALSFVRNADDIIDVHRVMDEECRRVPVIAKIEKPQAVENLEAIVDAFDGIMVARGDLGVEMPLEQVPVVQKRAVKLAKRNAKPVIVATQMLDSMIDNSRPTRAEASDVANAVIDGTDAVMLSGETSVGTYPVETVKTMGRIVAAAEQDILAKGLPPLTERSKPRTQAGAVARAAAEIGDFLGAKFLVAFTQSGDTVRRLSRYRSPIPLLAFTPEPATRSQLNLTWGVETFLGPKVDTTDEMVRQVDEELLRIGRCRKGDTVVITAGSPPGVPGSTNLVRVHHIGDADATL; encoded by the coding sequence ATGCGCCGAGCAAAAATCGTCTGCACCCTGGGACCGGCCACCGACTCGTACGAGCAGATCAAAGCGCTCGTGGAAGCCGGTATGGACGTCGCCCGCCTCAACCTCAGCCATGGCACCTACGCCGAACACGAGGAGCGCTACCGACGGGTGCGCAAAGCCTCCGCCGAGACCGGCCGCAGCATCGGCATCCTCGCCGACCTTCAAGGCCCGAAGATCCGTCTCGGCCGGTTCCGGGAAGGCCCCGTACTCCTTGAACGCGGCGACGAGTTCACCATCACCGTGGAGAAAGTGGAGGGCGATCAGCACCGCTGCGGCACCACCTACCACGGCCTCGCCGCCGACGTCTCCAAGGGCGAACGCATCCTCGTCGACGACGGCCGGGTCACCCTGGAGGTGGTCGGCGTGGACGGGCCCCGCGTCAACACCATCGTCATCGAGGGCGGCATGGTCTCCGACCACAAGGGCCTGAACCTCCCCGGGGTCGCCGTCTCCGTCCCCGCCCTCTCCGACAAGGACGTCGAGGACCTCCGCTGGGCCCTGCGCACCGGAGCCGACGTCATCGCCCTGTCCTTCGTCCGCAACGCCGACGACATCATCGACGTGCACCGCGTGATGGACGAGGAGTGCCGCCGGGTCCCGGTCATCGCCAAGATCGAGAAGCCGCAGGCCGTCGAGAACCTCGAAGCCATCGTCGACGCCTTCGACGGCATCATGGTCGCGCGCGGCGACCTCGGCGTCGAAATGCCGTTGGAACAGGTCCCCGTCGTCCAGAAGCGGGCCGTCAAACTCGCCAAGCGGAACGCCAAACCGGTCATCGTCGCCACCCAGATGCTCGACTCGATGATCGACAACTCCCGGCCCACCCGCGCCGAGGCGTCCGACGTCGCCAACGCCGTCATCGACGGCACCGACGCGGTGATGCTCTCCGGCGAGACCAGCGTCGGCACCTACCCCGTGGAGACCGTCAAGACCATGGGGCGCATCGTCGCCGCCGCCGAGCAGGACATCCTCGCCAAGGGTCTGCCCCCGCTCACCGAGCGCAGCAAGCCCCGCACCCAGGCCGGTGCCGTCGCCCGCGCCGCGGCCGAGATCGGCGACTTCCTCGGCGCCAAGTTCCTCGTCGCCTTCACCCAGAGCGGCGACACCGTGCGGCGCCTCTCGCGCTACCGCTCACCCATCCCGCTGCTCGCCTTCACCCCCGAGCCGGCCACCCGCTCCCAGCTCAACCTCACCTGGGGCGTCGAGACCTTCCTCGGGCCGAAGGTGGACACCACCGACGAGATGGTCCGCCAGGTGGACGAGGAACTGCTGCGCATCGGCCGCTGCCGCAAGGGCGACACCGTGGTCATCACCGCAGGCTCCCCGCCCGGGGTCCCCGGCTCCACCAACCTGGTCCGGGTCCACCACATCGGCGACGCCGACGCCACCCTCTGA
- a CDS encoding branched-chain amino acid ABC transporter permease produces MHELPQTLVNGLTLGALYGLIAIGYTMVYGIVQLINFAHGEIFMIGGFGALTIYLWLPGGTALSLAIPLMLIGGVIASVGVATAAERFAYRPLRGAPRLAPLITAIGLSIALQQVIWAFYPDAKKPRSFPQFEGESFRIYEDLHIQRGDLFLLVAAPLCMFALGMFVSKSRSGRAMQATAQDPDTAKLMGIDTDRIIVMAFAIGGAFAAVAATAHGLKYGQINFEMGFIAGLKAFTAAVLGGIGNIYGAMLGGVVLGVAEALAIRYIEDIPGMEQLGGGAWKDVWAFTLLIVVLLVRPQGLLGERVADRA; encoded by the coding sequence GTGCACGAACTGCCGCAAACGCTGGTCAACGGCCTGACCCTCGGCGCGCTCTACGGCCTGATCGCCATCGGGTACACCATGGTCTACGGCATCGTCCAGCTCATCAACTTCGCCCACGGCGAGATCTTCATGATCGGGGGCTTCGGCGCCCTCACCATCTACCTCTGGCTCCCCGGCGGAACCGCCCTCTCCCTGGCGATACCCCTGATGCTCATCGGCGGCGTCATCGCCTCCGTCGGCGTCGCCACCGCCGCGGAACGATTCGCCTACCGACCCCTGCGCGGAGCCCCCCGGCTCGCCCCCCTCATCACCGCGATCGGGCTCTCCATCGCCCTCCAGCAGGTCATCTGGGCGTTCTACCCCGACGCCAAGAAGCCCCGCTCCTTCCCCCAGTTCGAGGGCGAATCCTTCCGGATCTACGAGGACCTGCACATCCAGCGCGGCGACCTGTTCCTCCTCGTCGCCGCCCCGCTGTGCATGTTCGCCCTCGGCATGTTCGTCTCCAAGAGCCGCTCCGGACGGGCCATGCAGGCCACCGCCCAGGACCCCGACACCGCCAAGCTCATGGGCATCGACACCGACCGCATCATCGTCATGGCCTTCGCCATCGGCGGGGCCTTCGCCGCCGTCGCCGCCACCGCCCACGGCCTGAAGTACGGCCAGATCAACTTCGAGATGGGCTTCATCGCCGGCCTCAAGGCGTTCACCGCGGCCGTCCTCGGCGGCATCGGCAACATCTACGGAGCCATGCTCGGCGGCGTCGTCCTCGGCGTCGCCGAGGCCCTCGCCATCCGCTACATCGAGGACATCCCCGGCATGGAGCAGCTCGGCGGCGGCGCCTGGAAGGACGTCTGGGCCTTCACGCTGCTCATCGTCGTCCTCCTCGTCAGGCCACAGGGCCTGCTCGGGGAACGCGTGGCGGACCGGGCCTGA
- a CDS encoding SIMPL domain-containing protein, whose protein sequence is MEHPGATPPGPYGTPATPLVTVRGEAHHEVDPETAAIEITVTARGTDRRATLADLTTRNQRVLDLVRGYGEAVEKTETGALAITPRLTAKGRHERVGSYHGTVRTTATLADFTALGELTTRLADLDLTTVAGPWWALRPDSPAHRDARRRAVHDAVRRAREYAEALGARLVALLELADHDTDLPGPFPRAGTMRAARFGAPEPEAPAALDLEPQRQTVHAQVTARFTLTPPTL, encoded by the coding sequence ATGGAACACCCCGGCGCCACCCCGCCCGGCCCGTACGGCACCCCCGCCACCCCGCTGGTCACCGTCCGCGGCGAGGCGCACCACGAGGTCGATCCCGAGACCGCCGCCATCGAGATCACCGTCACCGCCCGCGGCACCGACCGGCGCGCCACCCTCGCCGACCTCACCACCCGCAACCAGCGGGTCCTCGACCTCGTCCGCGGCTACGGCGAGGCGGTGGAGAAGACGGAGACCGGCGCCCTCGCCATCACCCCGCGGCTGACCGCCAAGGGCCGCCACGAACGCGTCGGCTCCTACCACGGCACGGTCCGCACCACCGCCACCCTCGCCGACTTCACCGCCCTCGGAGAACTCACCACCCGCCTCGCCGACCTCGACCTCACCACCGTCGCCGGCCCCTGGTGGGCCCTGCGCCCGGACTCCCCGGCCCACCGCGACGCCCGCCGCCGGGCCGTCCACGACGCCGTGCGGCGCGCCCGGGAGTACGCCGAGGCGCTCGGCGCCCGCCTCGTCGCCCTGCTGGAACTCGCCGACCACGACACGGACCTCCCCGGCCCGTTCCCCCGGGCCGGCACCATGCGCGCCGCCCGGTTCGGCGCACCCGAGCCCGAAGCCCCCGCCGCCCTGGACCTGGAACCCCAGCGCCAGACCGTCCACGCGCAGGTCACCGCCCGCTTCACCCTCACCCCGCCCACCCTGTGA
- a CDS encoding branched-chain amino acid ABC transporter substrate-binding protein has product MRHRSLLILTTAITAGALTLSACGSRDKDKNDESGGGNITVVIGVDAPLTGSLSALGQGIKNSVDLAARTANKNNEVPGVTFKIASYDDKAVPASGQQNATKLVGDEDVLGVVGPLNSGVSQSMQGVFAKADLAQVSPANTNPALSQGDGWAKGEKNRPFDTYFRTATTDIIQGRFAAQYYYKDAKKRKVFVVDDKQTYGAGLASIFAEEFERLGGKVVGTDHLTVKETDFSGIADKVKSSGADSVYFGGQYPEGGLLSDQIKKAGADIPTMGGDGIYDPAFIKASGEKNDGDLATSVGYPVEELESARNFIKNYQAQGYQDPYAAYGGYSYDAAWAIIQAVKAVVQENDGKLPDDARAKVVKALGEVSFDGVTGTVSFDEYGDTTNKQLTVYKVKNGKWTTEKSATFKE; this is encoded by the coding sequence GTGCGACACCGTTCCTTGCTCATACTCACCACCGCGATCACCGCCGGGGCGCTCACCCTCTCCGCCTGCGGATCGCGGGACAAGGACAAGAACGACGAGAGCGGCGGCGGGAACATCACGGTGGTCATCGGGGTCGACGCCCCGCTGACCGGCTCCCTCTCTGCCCTCGGCCAAGGCATCAAGAACTCCGTGGACCTCGCCGCCAGAACGGCCAACAAGAACAACGAGGTCCCCGGCGTCACCTTCAAGATCGCCTCCTACGACGACAAGGCCGTCCCGGCCTCCGGCCAGCAGAACGCCACCAAGCTCGTCGGCGACGAGGACGTCCTCGGCGTCGTCGGCCCGCTCAACTCCGGCGTCTCCCAGTCCATGCAGGGCGTCTTCGCCAAGGCCGACCTCGCCCAGGTCTCCCCGGCGAACACCAACCCCGCGCTCAGCCAGGGCGACGGCTGGGCCAAGGGCGAGAAGAATCGTCCCTTCGACACCTACTTCCGCACCGCGACCACCGACATCATCCAGGGCCGCTTCGCCGCGCAGTACTACTACAAGGACGCCAAGAAGCGGAAGGTCTTCGTGGTGGACGACAAGCAGACCTACGGCGCGGGCCTCGCCTCGATCTTCGCCGAGGAGTTCGAGCGCCTCGGCGGCAAGGTCGTCGGCACCGACCACCTCACCGTCAAGGAGACCGACTTCTCCGGCATCGCCGACAAGGTCAAGTCGTCCGGCGCCGACTCGGTCTACTTCGGCGGCCAGTACCCCGAGGGCGGACTGCTGTCCGACCAGATCAAGAAGGCCGGCGCCGACATCCCCACCATGGGCGGCGACGGCATCTACGACCCCGCCTTCATCAAGGCGTCCGGTGAGAAGAACGACGGCGACCTCGCCACCTCCGTCGGCTACCCCGTCGAAGAACTCGAATCCGCCCGGAACTTCATCAAGAACTACCAGGCCCAGGGCTACCAGGACCCCTACGCGGCCTACGGCGGCTACTCCTACGACGCCGCCTGGGCGATCATCCAGGCCGTCAAGGCCGTGGTCCAGGAGAACGACGGCAAGCTCCCCGACGACGCCCGCGCCAAGGTGGTCAAGGCCCTCGGCGAGGTCTCCTTCGACGGCGTGACCGGCACCGTCTCCTTCGACGAGTACGGCGACACCACCAACAAGCAGCTCACCGTCTACAAGGTCAAGAACGGCAAGTGGACGACCGAGAAGAGCGCCACCTTCAAGGAGTGA
- a CDS encoding NUDIX hydrolase, with translation MAKETLRVAAYAVIIDSGRILLARLNGTEGRRWTLPGGGIEHGEDPYHAVIREVAEETGYRVAVDELLGIDSHRRPSAYRRARPRTDFHAVRVLYTAHITGGELRHETGGSTDRAAWFDLRRVPGLTRVSVIDAALALHTARPADGHTVPTT, from the coding sequence ATGGCCAAAGAGACACTTCGCGTCGCCGCATACGCCGTCATCATCGATTCCGGCCGCATCCTGCTCGCCCGCCTGAACGGCACCGAGGGCAGACGCTGGACCCTCCCCGGAGGCGGCATCGAGCACGGCGAGGACCCGTACCACGCCGTCATACGCGAAGTCGCCGAGGAGACCGGCTACCGGGTCGCCGTCGACGAACTCCTCGGCATCGACTCCCACCGCCGCCCCTCCGCCTACCGCCGCGCCCGCCCCCGCACCGACTTCCACGCCGTGCGGGTGCTGTACACCGCGCACATCACCGGGGGCGAACTCCGCCACGAGACCGGCGGCTCCACCGACCGCGCCGCCTGGTTCGACCTGCGCCGCGTCCCCGGCCTGACCCGCGTCTCGGTGATCGACGCCGCCCTCGCCCTGCACACCGCCCGGCCCGCCGACGGGCACACCGTGCCCACCACCTGA
- a CDS encoding ANTAR domain-containing response regulator translates to MSDTELDEQQHIPPHTTRVVIAEDEALIRLDLKEMLEEEGYTVVGEAGDGETAVALAQEHRPDLVIMDVKMPVLDGISAAERIAADGIAPVLMLTAFSQRELVERARDAGAMAYLVKPFSKSDVVPAIEMAVSRFAELKALEKEVADLAQRLETRKLVDRAKSILQTQYGLTEPAAFRWIQKTSMDRRLSMRQVAEAVIEDAEEKKTAQEQ, encoded by the coding sequence GTGAGCGACACCGAGCTCGACGAGCAGCAGCACATTCCCCCGCACACCACGCGCGTCGTCATCGCCGAGGACGAGGCCCTCATCCGGCTCGACCTCAAGGAGATGCTGGAGGAAGAGGGGTACACGGTCGTCGGTGAGGCGGGGGACGGGGAGACCGCCGTGGCGCTTGCCCAGGAGCACCGCCCCGACCTGGTGATCATGGACGTGAAGATGCCGGTGCTGGACGGGATCTCCGCCGCGGAGCGGATCGCCGCCGACGGCATCGCCCCCGTGCTGATGCTCACCGCCTTCTCCCAGCGGGAGCTGGTGGAGCGGGCCCGGGACGCCGGTGCCATGGCCTACCTGGTGAAGCCGTTCAGCAAGAGCGACGTGGTGCCGGCCATCGAGATGGCGGTGTCCCGGTTCGCGGAGCTGAAGGCGCTGGAGAAGGAGGTCGCCGACCTCGCCCAGCGGCTGGAGACCCGCAAGCTGGTGGACCGGGCCAAGAGCATCCTGCAGACGCAGTACGGGCTGACCGAGCCGGCCGCGTTCCGCTGGATCCAGAAGACGTCGATGGACCGGCGGCTGTCGATGCGGCAGGTCGCCGAGGCGGTCATCGAGGACGCCGAGGAGAAGAAGACCGCCCAGGAGCAGTAG
- a CDS encoding branched-chain amino acid ABC transporter permease, with the protein MSTQKTATAAGQTGPAGRATLWRAVAAAGGVATAGSTMLAWTWTSEFPGDLTYYGYPAGLQILTLVAGLLTTLLALASLGLKGLRVLAPTGATGALRLAALGAFGTTWFTVVAIAVDLGGVVNLEPGGYVAAVASAVPVAAAFLIPDDTRLAARPRELPSWIEILLIVVAFALALQALTYGIDIDDEDSEEFIGYLITVGFAVAALVRCGLIARLSALTHKHRTATLAAAFAAAAAFPFTQSDDQYLQLGVNILIFATVALGLNVVVGLAGLLDLGYVAFLGVGAYTAAMVSGSTASTLDVHFPFWAAVIAGALAALVFGVVIGAPTLRLRGDYLAIVTLGFGEIFRIAVNNLDGDSGPKVTNGPNGIPNIPDLKIFGYDFGETHTVGGFELGSFANYYLLMLLVTVLVVTVFSRAGNSRIGRAWVAIREDETAATAMGINGFRLKLIAFALGATLAGIAGTVWAHTQYTVVPEQYVFSGPVAPNSAFLLAAVILGGMGTISGPLLGAALLFLIPEKLTFLQDYQLLAFGVALILLMRFRPEGLIPNRRQQLEYHETDQLDVDTTAPGGATVGVTKAEA; encoded by the coding sequence ATGAGCACCCAGAAGACCGCCACCGCCGCCGGGCAGACCGGCCCCGCCGGACGCGCCACCCTCTGGCGCGCCGTCGCCGCGGCGGGCGGAGTCGCCACCGCCGGCAGCACCATGCTCGCCTGGACCTGGACCTCCGAGTTCCCCGGCGACCTCACCTACTACGGCTACCCCGCCGGCCTGCAGATCCTCACCCTCGTCGCGGGCCTCCTCACCACCCTGCTGGCGCTCGCCTCGCTCGGCCTCAAGGGCCTGCGCGTCCTGGCCCCCACCGGGGCCACCGGCGCCCTCCGGCTCGCCGCCCTCGGCGCGTTCGGCACCACCTGGTTCACCGTGGTCGCCATCGCCGTCGACCTCGGCGGCGTGGTCAACCTCGAACCGGGCGGGTACGTCGCCGCCGTGGCCTCCGCGGTACCCGTCGCGGCCGCCTTCCTGATCCCGGACGACACCCGGCTCGCCGCACGCCCCCGCGAGCTGCCCTCCTGGATCGAGATCCTCCTCATCGTCGTCGCCTTCGCCCTCGCCCTCCAGGCGCTGACGTACGGCATCGACATCGACGACGAGGACAGCGAGGAGTTCATCGGCTACCTCATCACCGTCGGCTTCGCGGTCGCCGCCCTCGTCCGGTGCGGCCTGATCGCGCGGCTGTCCGCACTCACCCACAAGCACCGCACCGCCACCCTCGCCGCCGCCTTCGCCGCAGCGGCCGCCTTCCCCTTCACCCAGAGCGACGACCAGTACCTCCAGCTCGGCGTGAACATCCTCATCTTCGCCACCGTCGCCCTCGGCCTCAACGTGGTCGTCGGCCTCGCAGGCCTGCTGGACCTGGGGTACGTCGCCTTCCTCGGCGTCGGCGCCTACACCGCCGCGATGGTCTCCGGCTCCACCGCCTCCACCCTCGACGTGCACTTCCCCTTCTGGGCGGCGGTCATCGCCGGAGCCCTCGCCGCGCTGGTCTTCGGCGTCGTCATCGGCGCCCCCACGCTCCGGCTCCGCGGCGACTACCTGGCCATCGTCACCCTCGGCTTCGGAGAGATCTTCCGCATCGCGGTCAACAACCTCGACGGCGACTCCGGGCCCAAGGTCACCAACGGCCCCAACGGCATCCCCAACATCCCCGACCTGAAGATCTTCGGCTACGACTTCGGCGAGACCCACACCGTCGGCGGCTTCGAACTCGGCTCCTTCGCCAACTACTACCTGCTGATGCTGCTGGTCACCGTCCTGGTGGTCACCGTCTTCAGCCGGGCCGGGAACTCCCGCATCGGCCGCGCCTGGGTCGCCATCCGCGAGGACGAGACCGCCGCCACCGCCATGGGCATCAACGGCTTCCGCCTCAAGCTCATCGCGTTCGCCCTCGGCGCCACCCTCGCCGGGATCGCCGGCACCGTCTGGGCCCACACCCAGTACACCGTCGTCCCCGAGCAGTACGTCTTCTCCGGGCCGGTCGCCCCCAACTCCGCGTTCCTGCTCGCCGCGGTCATCCTCGGCGGCATGGGCACCATCAGCGGCCCGCTGCTCGGCGCCGCGCTCCTCTTCCTCATCCCCGAGAAGCTGACCTTCCTCCAGGACTACCAGCTCCTCGCCTTCGGTGTCGCGCTCATCCTCCTCATGCGCTTCCGGCCCGAAGGACTCATCCCCAACCGACGGCAGCAGCTCGAATACCACGAGACCGACCAGCTCGACGTGGACACCACGGCACCGGGCGGAGCCACCGTCGGCGTCACCAAGGCGGAGGCGTGA
- a CDS encoding transposase, translating to MYDIATRERALALVRQGRSVSSVSRETGISRAAIRAWRTRLHPTRPAPECPRCGPEPGPPDDPVAYAYLLGLYLGDGCISGHPRGVYAMRIACADAWPGLITACRDALSRVRPANGVCLERKAGCVMVASYSKHWPCLFPQHGPGKKHERRIELEPWQREITDTHPWEFIRGLVHSDGCRITNWTTRVVGGERKRYTYPRYFFTNRSDDIRRLYCDALDRVGVEWKVTRRGAEAYNISVARRASVALMDAHIGPKY from the coding sequence ATGTATGACATCGCCACGCGGGAACGGGCCCTCGCGCTCGTCCGCCAGGGCCGCAGCGTCAGCTCCGTGAGCCGTGAGACCGGCATCTCCCGGGCGGCGATCCGTGCCTGGCGGACCCGCCTCCATCCCACGCGGCCCGCGCCGGAGTGTCCACGGTGCGGACCGGAGCCCGGCCCTCCCGACGATCCCGTCGCGTACGCCTATCTGCTGGGGCTCTACCTCGGCGACGGATGCATCAGCGGGCATCCCCGGGGGGTCTACGCGATGCGCATCGCCTGCGCGGACGCCTGGCCCGGCCTGATCACGGCCTGCCGCGACGCGCTGTCCCGGGTCCGCCCCGCCAACGGCGTGTGCCTGGAGCGCAAGGCGGGCTGCGTCATGGTGGCGAGCTACAGCAAGCACTGGCCGTGCCTCTTCCCCCAGCACGGCCCCGGCAAGAAGCACGAGCGGCGGATCGAGCTGGAGCCCTGGCAGCGGGAGATCACCGACACGCACCCGTGGGAGTTCATCCGCGGGCTGGTGCACTCCGACGGCTGCCGGATCACCAACTGGACCACCCGCGTGGTCGGCGGCGAGCGCAAGCGCTACACGTACCCGCGGTACTTCTTCACCAACCGGTCGGACGACATCCGGCGGCTGTACTGCGACGCCCTGGACCGGGTGGGTGTGGAGTGGAAGGTCACCCGGCGGGGAGCCGAGGCGTACAACATATCGGTCGCCCGGCGGGCCTCCGTGGCGCTCATGGACGCCCACATCGGCCCGAAGTACTGA